The Diadema setosum chromosome 1, eeDiaSeto1, whole genome shotgun sequence genome has a window encoding:
- the LOC140234299 gene encoding HHIP-like protein 2, translating to MAVTIAGLILVLSICSVTILGHPQCLDFYPPFELNADSEPFCDSYKDFGCCTLSRNNEIEQVYRSLRSQFSTDVSLECGTFLKDVLCQECSPYAAHLYDAETTHRKTPLPGLCGEYCSSLYQKCSVLIPLLTDNANLLDASRQGEAAFCNAVQITDMDYCYPNILDDSFLNDEARIYQTGSGEGCVCFEEFANGLRNPVLAVHANDNTHRLFIAEQVGIVHVFFRNKTRINQPFMDIQDVILTSSRRGDERGFLGLAFHPSFVDNRKVYVYYNTLSSSIHVTRISEFQVMSDDPNRVDMATERVILDVEQPASNHNGGQILFDDQGYLYAFLGDGGRGGDPFGEHGNGQNLEKLLGSVIRIDVDRQENGLQYAIPRDNPYVNHSHSERRHEIFAYGARNMWRCSVDRGDPQTGHGRGRIFCGDVGQSSYEEIDIIVKGGNYGWRGKEGFACYDQSLCNELEEDEVLPIHAYPHSVGKCVIGGYVYRGCQYPNLHGKYIYGDYTSGRLFELTEDLTSGEWNNKDLCLGDNTVCTGNMLGTFPKNILSFGEDEMGEIYLLSTSSARTNVDEGKVFRIIDPRKRGNPEECLNDIREVPVFGPTTPFEPTQTGNSNHVTPVSLMCVLFLLAYIANCV from the exons ATGGCGGTCACTATAGCCGGGCTCATCCTAGTGCTCTCGATCTGTTCCGTCACAATCCTGGGACATCCCCAGTGTTTGGACTTCTACCCTCCATTTGAACTTAACGCAGATAGTGAGCCCTTCTGTGACAGCTATAAAGATTTTGGGTGTTGCACCTTATCACGAAATAACGAGATTGAGCAAGTGTACAGATCGCTCAGGTCTCAGTTTTCTACAGATGTCTCATTGGAGTGTGGAACTTTTCTCAAGGATGTACTGTGCCAGGAGTGTTCGCCATATGCAGCTCACCTGTACGATGCGGAAACAACACACCGCAAGACGCCTTTACCTGGTCTGTGCGGGGAATATTGCTCATCTCTTTACCAGAAATGTTCCGTATTGATTCCACTGCTAACAGACAACGCCAACCTCCTCGACGCATCCCGCCAGGGAGAGGCAGCATTCTGCAATGCAGTACAAATCACTGATATGGACTACTGCTATCCAAACATCCTCGACGATTCATTTCTTAATGACGAGGCACGAATCTATCAAACGGGTTCCGGGGAAGGGTGTGTCTGCTTCGAAGAATTTGCCAACGGGCTTCGTAACCCAGTCCTGGCAGTTCATGCTAACGACAACACTCACCGGCTCTTCATCGCTGAACAGGTGGGTATAGTGCACGTATTCTTCAGGAATAAAACCAGGATTAACCAGCCTTTCATGGACATTCAAGATGTGATTTTAACTTCGAGTAGAAGGGGAGACGAGAGGGGATTCCTTGGCCTTGCATTCCACCCAAGTTTTGTCGATAATAGAAAGGTGTATGTATATTATAACACCTTGAGCTCTTCAATTCACGTGACCAGGATAAGTGAGTTCCAGGTGATGTCCGACGATCCAAACAGGGTTGACATGGCAACCGAAAGGGTCATCCTGGACGTGGAGCAGCCAGCATCCAATCACAATGGGGGTCAGATACTCTTCGACGACCAAGGATACTTGTACGCTTTCTTAGGTGATGGTGGCAGAGGAGGTGATCCGTTTGGAGAACATGGAAATGGACAAAACCT GGAAAAGTTACTGGGATCTGTCATAAGAATAGACGTTGATCGGCAAGAGAATGGTCTCCAGTACGCCATCCCGAGAGACAACCCCTACGTGAACCACtccca CAGTGAAAGGCGCCACGAGATCTTTGCCTATGGAGCCCGCAATATGTGGCGGTGCTCGGTGGACAGGGGGGATCCCCAGACGGGCCATGGAAGGGGTCGTATCTTCTGCGGAGACGTAGGGCAGTCGAGTTATGAAGAGATTGACATAATCGTAAAAGGGGGCAACTACGGATGGCGGGGAAAGGAAGGATTTGCCTGCTACGACCAGTCATTATGCAATGAGTTAGAAG AGGATGAAGTTCTGCCAATTCATGCCTACCCACATTCAGTGGGGAAGTGTGTGATAGGCGGTTACGTCTACAGGGGCTGCCAATATCCCAATCTCCATGGGAAGTACATCTACGGAGACTACACATCAGG GAGACTCTTTGAGCTGACCGAAGATTTGACGTCAGGCGAATGGAATAATAAAGACTTATGTTTGGGCGACAACACAGTGTGTACTGGAAACATGTTGGGTACTTTCCCCAAAAATATCCTCTCTTTTGGAGAGGACGAAATGG GTGAGATCTATCTACTGTCAACTAGCTCTGCTCGTACAAACGTTGACGAAGGAAAGGTCTTCAGGATCATAGATCCTAGAAA ACGGGGAAACCCCGAAGAGTGCCTAAATGATATCAGAGAAGTGCCTGTCTTCGGTCCGACAACGCCATTCGAACCTACACAAACAG GCAACTCAAACCACGTGACTCCGGTGTCCTTGATGTGCGTTCTCTTTTTATTGGCATACATCGCAAATTGCGTATGA